In Dama dama isolate Ldn47 chromosome 9, ASM3311817v1, whole genome shotgun sequence, the following proteins share a genomic window:
- the MVB12A gene encoding multivesicular body subunit 12A isoform X1: protein MDPGPGANGMPLAGLAWSSASAPPPRGFSAISCTVEGAPASFGKTFAQKSGYFLCLNPLGSLENPQENVVVDIQILVDKSPLPPGFSPVCDPLDSKASVSKKKRMCVKLVPLGATDTAVFDIRLSGKTKTVPGYLRVGDMGGFAIWCRKAKSPRPVPKPRALSRDVRDLSLDSPGQPSKGGFPERTLSRLGSRASTLRRSDSIYEASNLYGISAMDGVPFTLHPRFEGKSCGPLAFSAFADLTIKSLADIEAEYNYGFVVEKTAAARLPPSVS, encoded by the exons ATGGATCCGGGGCCCGGGGCCAACGGGATGCCGTTGGCTGGCTTAGCCTGGTCGTCGGCCTCGGCGCCCCCGCCGCGGGGATTCAGTGCG ATCTCCTGCACAGTGGAGGGGGCGCCCGCCAGCTTCGGCAAGACATTCGCGCAGAAATCTGGCTACTTCCTGTGCCTCAATCCTTTGGGCAGCCTAGAG AATCCACAGGAGAACGTGGTGGTCGACATCCAGATCCTAGTGGATAAGAGCCCCCTTCCGCCGGGATTCTCACCagtctgcgaccccctggactcgA agGCCTCCGTGTCCAAGAAGAAACGCATGTGTGTGAAGCTGGTGCCCTTGGGGGCCACGGACACAGCTGTCTTTGACATCCGACTGAGTGGGAAAACCAAGACAGTCCCTGGATACCTGCGAGTAGG GGACATGGGGGGCTTTGCCATTTGGTGCAGGAAGGCCAAGTCCCCTCGGCCAGTGCCCAAGCCCCGAGCTCTTAGCCGAGATGTGAGGGACCTCTCCCTGGACTCGCCTGGCCAGCCGAG CAAGGGTGGCTTCCCGGAGCGGACACTATCCAGACTGGGCTCTCGGGCTTCCACCCTGCGGAGGAGCGACTCCATCTACGAGGCCTCCAACCTCTATGGCATCTCAG CCATGGATGGGGTTCCCTTCACTCTGCACCCCCGATTCGAGGGCAAGAGCTGTGGTCCCCTG GCCTTCTCTGCCTTTGCTGATCTGACCATCAAATCGCTGGCGGACATTGAGGCGGAG tacaACTACGGCTTTGTGGTGGAGAAGACAGCAGCTGCCCGCCTGCCTCCAAGCGTCTCTTAG
- the MVB12A gene encoding multivesicular body subunit 12A isoform X2 — translation MDPGPGANGMPLAGLAWSSASAPPPRGFSAISCTVEGAPASFGKTFAQKSGYFLCLNPLGSLENPQENVVVDIQILVDKSPLPPGFSPVCDPLDSKASVSKKKRMCVKLVPLGATDTAVFDIRLSGKTKTVPGYLRVGDMGGFAIWCRKAKSPRPVPKPRALSRDVRDLSLDSPGQPSKGGFPERTLSRLGSRASTLRRSDSIYEASNLYGISGLLCLC, via the exons ATGGATCCGGGGCCCGGGGCCAACGGGATGCCGTTGGCTGGCTTAGCCTGGTCGTCGGCCTCGGCGCCCCCGCCGCGGGGATTCAGTGCG ATCTCCTGCACAGTGGAGGGGGCGCCCGCCAGCTTCGGCAAGACATTCGCGCAGAAATCTGGCTACTTCCTGTGCCTCAATCCTTTGGGCAGCCTAGAG AATCCACAGGAGAACGTGGTGGTCGACATCCAGATCCTAGTGGATAAGAGCCCCCTTCCGCCGGGATTCTCACCagtctgcgaccccctggactcgA agGCCTCCGTGTCCAAGAAGAAACGCATGTGTGTGAAGCTGGTGCCCTTGGGGGCCACGGACACAGCTGTCTTTGACATCCGACTGAGTGGGAAAACCAAGACAGTCCCTGGATACCTGCGAGTAGG GGACATGGGGGGCTTTGCCATTTGGTGCAGGAAGGCCAAGTCCCCTCGGCCAGTGCCCAAGCCCCGAGCTCTTAGCCGAGATGTGAGGGACCTCTCCCTGGACTCGCCTGGCCAGCCGAG CAAGGGTGGCTTCCCGGAGCGGACACTATCCAGACTGGGCTCTCGGGCTTCCACCCTGCGGAGGAGCGACTCCATCTACGAGGCCTCCAACCTCTATGGCATCTCAG GCCTTCTCTGCCTTTGCTGA